The candidate division KSB1 bacterium genome segment GACAACCATGCCGTCCGCCACAACCACTGCCCCAATGGGAACTTCGTCTTTTTCAAACGCCTTCTCGGCCTCCCGGTAGGCCTGCTCCATCCAACTTTCGTGAGTTCCCATTTTATAATCGATAATCGATTATTGTTTATTGACTATTCTCCAAGGTTTGTTTGCGCTGTCTTGATCTAACAAATATCGCGGCTAATTCTTTGGGTTCTTCAGATAAAGGAACCCTTTCTATCTCTATCAATTGCTTTATTCAGGGTTCAATATTCAATTTTCGATAATCAATTATCAATTAAATGGTACGCCCGGAGGGAGTCGAACCCACAACCTCTTGGTCCGTAGCCAAGCACTCTATCCAATTGAGCTACGGGCGCAGGTGGTAGCGCATACGGGAGTCGAACCCGTGTTACCGGCGTGAGAGGCCAGCGTCCTAGGCCACTAGACGAATGCGCCGTTTTTTGAACAAAAAATATACCTATTTCTTCGTATAAAATCAAGGTATATTTAGCCGAATCATTGATTTTAGTTTGACGATTGGCAATTCTTAAACCTTCGCTAAAACCTGCCGATATATGAACTATTCATAAACATCCAGAAGAGAGAAAAATGAATAAAAAAGTGCTTATTGTTGAAGATGATCCTTCTTTTATTACTTTAATTCAACTTGCCCTTCGTGATATGAATTTTGATTTTGATGTGGCGAGGGAGGGCAACACAGCGCTTGACAGGCTTTCGAAAAGCGAATACGACCTGGTAATCTGCGACTACCGCATTCCGGAAATTCATGGCCTGGAAGTTCTAAAAACCGCCAAGAACCAGAATCCCGATTGCCAAACAGTTCTGATAAGCGCAGCCGGCGAGGATATGATGAACACAAAATT includes the following:
- a CDS encoding response regulator; this encodes MNKKVLIVEDDPSFITLIQLALRDMNFDFDVAREGNTALDRLSKSEYDLVICDYRIPEIHGLEVLKTAKNQNPDCQTVLISAAGEDMMNTKLEDLNLLGFLQKPFSPIEFRALVEQVF